The following proteins come from a genomic window of Nostoc sp. ATCC 53789:
- a CDS encoding pentapeptide repeat-containing protein, whose product MKLQLLAAMALATPLFFASSVRAENPQDLQKLLSTGECIQCNLSGANLSGAHLIGADLRGSKLEGANLVGANLEGADLTGANLAGANLTSAYVTNVNLKQTNLNGVNFTRATIHDSNVYKASMNDLNLTDAEIFNTGIGIGGEDAEIPDWD is encoded by the coding sequence ATGAAACTCCAGCTATTAGCGGCCATGGCCTTAGCAACTCCCCTATTTTTCGCTAGCTCGGTTAGAGCCGAAAATCCACAGGATTTACAAAAGCTGCTTTCAACTGGGGAATGTATCCAGTGCAATTTGTCGGGAGCTAACCTCAGTGGCGCTCATTTAATTGGTGCTGACTTGAGAGGCTCGAAGCTCGAAGGAGCAAACCTTGTAGGGGCTAACCTCGAAGGTGCTGACTTAACAGGTGCTAATTTGGCAGGTGCTAACCTAACATCAGCTTATGTAACCAATGTTAATTTGAAGCAAACCAATCTTAACGGAGTAAATTTTACCCGCGCTACGATTCACGATTCTAATGTGTATAAAGCATCAATGAACGATCTAAATCTAACTGATGCCGAAATATTTAACACTGGAATCGGGATTGGTGGAGAAGATGCCGAAATTCCCGATTGGGACTAG
- the rpmA gene encoding 50S ribosomal protein L27 codes for MAHKKGTGSTRNGRDSNAQRLGVKRYGGQVVRAGNILVRQRGTKFHPGNNVGIGSDDTLFALIDGVVMFERKGKTRKKVSVYLPITAVETAPAEAVAS; via the coding sequence ATGGCTCATAAGAAAGGAACGGGTAGTACACGCAACGGTCGCGATTCTAACGCCCAACGTCTGGGTGTGAAGCGTTATGGCGGTCAAGTTGTGCGTGCAGGAAATATTCTCGTGCGTCAGCGCGGTACCAAATTTCACCCTGGTAACAACGTTGGTATTGGTAGCGATGACACTCTGTTCGCCTTAATCGACGGTGTTGTAATGTTTGAGAGAAAGGGCAAAACCCGTAAAAAAGTTAGTGTTTATTTACCTATAACTGCTGTTGAAACAGCCCCTGCTGAAGCAGTAGCAAGTTAG
- a CDS encoding alpha/beta hydrolase: MSLIESSWKHEYITTNGVKLHYVTQGEGPLMLMLHGFPEFWYSWRHQIPEFAQNFKVVALDLRGYNDSDKPNEQSAYVMDEFIKDVEGVIKGLGYQKCVLVGHDWGGAIAWNFAYTHPEMLEQLIILNLPHPAKFAQGLRTPQQLLRSNYIFLFQLPWIPELLLQSSDYQAIETAFKGTAVNKSAFTKADIDAYKNAAAKRGALTAMLNYYRNIFQQKMLNPNWGVLEVPTLMIWGENDTALGKELTYDTAAYVRNFQIKYIPNCGHWVQQEQPELVNQYMREFLID, translated from the coding sequence ATGTCTCTAATAGAAAGTTCTTGGAAACACGAATATATAACTACCAATGGCGTAAAGCTACACTACGTTACCCAAGGTGAAGGCCCTTTAATGTTGATGTTGCATGGTTTTCCTGAGTTTTGGTACTCTTGGCGGCATCAAATACCAGAATTTGCCCAAAATTTCAAAGTCGTCGCCCTTGACTTGCGTGGCTACAACGATAGTGATAAACCAAATGAGCAATCAGCTTATGTCATGGATGAATTTATCAAAGATGTTGAGGGAGTAATCAAAGGATTAGGATACCAAAAGTGTGTTTTAGTTGGACATGATTGGGGTGGTGCGATCGCTTGGAATTTTGCATACACTCACCCGGAAATGTTAGAACAATTAATTATTCTTAACCTGCCTCATCCTGCCAAATTTGCCCAAGGGTTACGCACTCCCCAACAGTTGCTACGTAGCAACTATATATTCCTCTTTCAACTACCGTGGATACCAGAATTACTTTTACAATCTTCCGACTACCAAGCTATTGAAACAGCTTTTAAAGGTACAGCAGTTAACAAGAGTGCTTTCACCAAAGCGGATATTGACGCATATAAAAATGCTGCGGCAAAACGCGGTGCCCTGACAGCAATGTTGAACTATTACCGCAATATTTTTCAGCAGAAAATGCTAAATCCAAATTGGGGCGTTTTGGAAGTGCCAACACTGATGATTTGGGGAGAAAATGACACCGCACTCGGCAAGGAACTAACCTATGACACCGCAGCTTATGTCCGAAACTTTCAAATTAAGTACATTCCTAATTGTGGCCATTGGGTGCAGCAAGAACAGCCTGAATTAGTCAATCAGTATATGCGAGAATTTCTAATAGACTGA
- a CDS encoding family 10 glycosylhydrolase: MAIIETRGIWLTTTDSKVLRSKERIAEAMDFLAETGFNVVFPVVWNKAVTLYPSQTMQQTFGVEIDPMSVGRDPLEEVVVEARRVGLKVIPWFEYGFASSYNLNGGVLLQKKPEWAARDYNGNLLKKNGFEWLNALDSQVEEFFLNLVLEVVNNYDVDGVQGDDRFPAFPCEGGYDEGTVSRYRQEFDRNPPENPKDRQWLQWRADILTEFLARLYGEVKAVNSNLLVAIAPNIHDWAFQEYLQDSPAWLKRGIVDMIQPQIYRRDFRSYAAIADKLVNQQFTDATLPKLAPGILMKLGSYCISPEYLVQAIEYNRQLGIQGEVFFFYEGLRENNNTLAKVLRNGPYAKSASFPTLSDLSAGAVSNKRTSSIWQRLLKKIF; this comes from the coding sequence ATGGCAATAATAGAAACCCGTGGTATTTGGCTGACTACTACTGATAGTAAGGTTCTCAGGTCAAAGGAACGTATTGCTGAGGCGATGGATTTTCTGGCTGAGACAGGATTTAATGTGGTGTTTCCCGTTGTTTGGAATAAGGCAGTAACTCTGTATCCTAGTCAAACAATGCAGCAGACTTTTGGGGTTGAAATTGACCCTATGTCTGTAGGTCGTGACCCTTTAGAAGAGGTGGTGGTTGAGGCGCGACGAGTTGGGTTAAAAGTAATTCCTTGGTTTGAATACGGTTTTGCTAGTTCTTACAATTTGAATGGCGGTGTACTTTTACAGAAAAAACCGGAATGGGCTGCGCGTGATTATAACGGCAATTTACTGAAGAAAAACGGCTTTGAGTGGTTGAATGCACTCGACTCACAGGTAGAGGAATTCTTCTTGAACTTGGTGCTGGAAGTTGTAAATAATTATGATGTGGATGGTGTTCAAGGTGATGATCGCTTCCCAGCATTCCCCTGTGAAGGTGGCTATGATGAGGGAACTGTCAGCCGCTATCGCCAAGAATTCGATCGCAATCCACCAGAGAATCCCAAAGATAGGCAATGGTTACAGTGGCGTGCAGATATTCTTACTGAGTTTTTGGCGCGTCTCTACGGGGAGGTGAAAGCAGTTAATTCTAATTTATTAGTAGCGATCGCACCTAATATCCATGATTGGGCATTCCAGGAATATCTGCAAGACTCCCCTGCATGGTTGAAGCGGGGAATAGTCGATATGATTCAGCCGCAGATTTACCGCCGTGACTTTAGGAGTTACGCTGCGATCGCTGATAAACTAGTAAATCAGCAGTTCACAGATGCGACGTTGCCCAAGTTAGCACCGGGAATACTGATGAAACTTGGTAGTTATTGTATTAGTCCAGAATATCTGGTGCAGGCAATTGAATACAATCGTCAACTTGGCATTCAAGGAGAAGTATTCTTTTTTTACGAAGGTTTGCGCGAAAATAACAATACCCTAGCTAAAGTTTTACGAAATGGGCCTTATGCTAAGTCTGCATCATTTCCCACTCTGTCAGATTTGAGTGCGGGTGCTGTGAGTAACAAGAGGACATCTTCAATTTGGCAACGGTTGTTAAAAAAGATTTTTTAA
- a CDS encoding DUF1206 domain-containing protein: protein MTQQLTNHASLWVERLGRFGYVSKGVVYGIVGLLAAQVAFGRGGKTTDTQGALETIVNQPFGKFLLALVAIGLIGYVIWRFVQAIKDPEKKGNDAKGLAVRIGYAVNGLIYASLALSAVKIVTGTGGSKNSSDSTEDSTARLLSQPFGEWLVGTVGVFVIALGFYQFYQAFSGKFRKELNLTQLSNTQAQWVMRISRFGLAARGIVFCIIGWFLIEAARQSNAATAEGLDEVLQTLAQQPNGAWLLGIVALGLVAYGIYTIIQARYRRLVNV, encoded by the coding sequence ATGACACAACAGTTGACAAACCATGCTTCATTGTGGGTTGAGCGACTGGGACGATTTGGCTATGTTTCTAAGGGAGTAGTTTACGGTATAGTTGGACTACTGGCAGCACAGGTGGCTTTTGGCAGGGGTGGTAAAACAACTGATACCCAAGGCGCTCTCGAAACAATCGTCAACCAGCCATTTGGTAAATTTTTACTGGCTTTAGTTGCAATTGGCTTGATTGGATATGTAATCTGGCGTTTTGTACAGGCAATTAAAGATCCAGAAAAAAAAGGTAATGATGCCAAAGGTTTGGCAGTGCGAATTGGTTACGCAGTTAATGGCTTGATTTATGCAAGTTTAGCATTAAGTGCTGTGAAAATCGTTACGGGTACAGGCGGTAGTAAAAATAGTAGTGATTCTACTGAAGATTCGACAGCACGTTTGCTTTCTCAACCCTTTGGTGAATGGTTAGTTGGAACTGTAGGGGTGTTTGTAATTGCTCTAGGTTTCTATCAGTTTTATCAAGCTTTTAGTGGCAAATTTCGTAAAGAACTCAATTTAACTCAATTAAGCAACACACAAGCCCAATGGGTAATGAGGATTTCCAGATTTGGTTTGGCGGCACGGGGTATAGTATTTTGTATTATCGGTTGGTTTTTAATTGAAGCTGCAAGGCAATCTAACGCCGCTACCGCAGAAGGTTTGGATGAAGTATTACAGACGCTAGCGCAACAGCCTAACGGAGCATGGCTTTTGGGTATTGTGGCGTTAGGTTTGGTTGCTTATGGAATTTACACAATAATACAGGCGCGGTATCGTCGGCTAGTCAATGTTTAG
- a CDS encoding Nif11-like leader peptide family natural product precursor, with protein MTQQNATRLFQAVKKDQALQQKLKATADPQAFIKIAKERGYDFTTDELENEINKLSEEDLAAIVNPGWGTRRHLNPR; from the coding sequence ATGACACAGCAAAATGCTACCCGACTTTTTCAAGCCGTAAAAAAAGATCAAGCATTGCAGCAAAAGCTTAAAGCAACAGCTGATCCACAAGCTTTCATCAAGATTGCTAAAGAGCGTGGTTATGACTTCACAACTGATGAACTGGAAAATGAAATCAACAAGTTATCAGAAGAAGATTTAGCCGCCATTGTCAATCCAGGATGGGGAACTAGACGGCACCTTAATCCTAGATAA
- a CDS encoding cytochrome b/b6 domain-containing protein, producing the protein MISSKRKVRSTPSQTFLSKTFHWINIISLMLMITSGLQIYNANPVFGGRAGWHFPDFILLGGWLGGGRHWHFAAMWLFSLNLLWYGLYIFVTRRWQRRFADGGDLKALQVSQNPKRKNYAWHRLVYTAIIPVLLLAILSGLAMYKPAQLHWLSGLFGSWKTLRTVHFITVPTVILFTIAHSLLALKVGSIRLVKSMFL; encoded by the coding sequence ATGATCTCATCTAAACGCAAAGTCCGCTCAACACCAAGTCAGACTTTTTTATCAAAGACCTTTCACTGGATTAATATCATCAGTCTCATGTTGATGATTACTAGCGGACTGCAAATCTATAATGCTAATCCGGTATTTGGCGGGCGTGCAGGTTGGCATTTTCCTGACTTTATCTTGCTGGGAGGTTGGCTTGGGGGTGGCAGACACTGGCATTTTGCTGCTATGTGGCTATTTTCGCTGAACTTACTTTGGTATGGGCTTTATATCTTTGTAACTCGTCGTTGGCAGCGTCGCTTTGCCGATGGTGGTGACTTAAAAGCATTGCAAGTCAGTCAGAACCCAAAGCGCAAAAATTACGCATGGCATCGGCTAGTTTATACTGCTATCATTCCAGTGCTACTGCTGGCAATCTTGAGTGGTCTGGCGATGTACAAACCTGCCCAACTGCATTGGCTTTCGGGGCTGTTTGGTAGTTGGAAAACTCTACGCACTGTTCACTTTATCACTGTTCCCACAGTCATACTGTTTACAATTGCTCATTCCTTACTTGCCCTGAAGGTAGGAAGCATCCGTCTAGTTAAGTCTATGTTCCTGTAG
- a CDS encoding molybdopterin-dependent oxidoreductase, with protein sequence MSLILPKRTLSRRQLLQLSGLSGVGFLLGGCGTNLFSDNLRQISEPLNQRLEALLLSQKPVPEFPVSAIEADKLLINSFDFTPQIDPVQFRLKIDGEVSNPMQLSMGDIEKLPLTSMVIRHVCVEGWAAIVQWGGVRLRDLVALVQPKSNVRYVYFKSADGYYESWDLASAVHPQTLMAYQKNGQPLSVDNGAPMRLASPIKLGYKQSKWVTQITFVSNLLPLKGYWEDQGYEWFAGL encoded by the coding sequence ATGAGTCTGATTCTTCCCAAACGCACCTTATCCCGTCGCCAATTATTGCAACTATCTGGACTTTCAGGGGTAGGTTTTCTTTTAGGTGGCTGTGGGACAAATTTGTTCTCAGATAATCTGCGGCAAATATCTGAGCCACTAAACCAACGTCTAGAAGCACTCCTGTTAAGTCAGAAACCAGTTCCAGAGTTTCCTGTTAGTGCCATAGAAGCAGACAAATTGCTAATCAATTCCTTTGACTTCACGCCGCAAATTGATCCGGTGCAGTTTCGCCTGAAGATTGATGGCGAGGTTAGTAACCCGATGCAATTGAGTATGGGGGATATTGAAAAACTTCCCTTGACTTCAATGGTAATTCGCCATGTCTGTGTTGAAGGCTGGGCTGCGATCGTTCAATGGGGAGGCGTGCGACTGCGAGACTTAGTAGCGCTGGTACAGCCGAAGTCCAACGTCCGCTATGTCTACTTTAAGTCTGCTGATGGCTACTATGAAAGCTGGGATCTTGCCTCTGCTGTACATCCCCAAACCTTGATGGCTTATCAAAAGAATGGACAACCATTATCAGTTGATAATGGTGCGCCTATGCGCCTAGCATCCCCAATTAAACTGGGTTATAAGCAAAGCAAGTGGGTGACTCAAATTACATTCGTCAGCAATTTGTTACCTCTTAAAGGCTATTGGGAAGATCAGGGCTATGAGTGGTTTGCAGGGCTATAG
- a CDS encoding DUF2358 domain-containing protein translates to MESQLSVEQVIKTLKEDLPTLFEKDISYHIYTDDIYFKDPVNTFKYKFNYRIIFWTLRFHARLFFTQIYFDVHEVYQSDKDTILAKWTVRGVLRVPWKAGLLFNGYSTYKLNQDNLIYEHIDTWDRKPSEILRQFWQKGGKS, encoded by the coding sequence GTGGAATCTCAATTATCGGTGGAACAGGTAATTAAAACTTTAAAAGAAGATTTACCAACACTTTTTGAAAAAGATATTTCATATCACATTTATACAGATGATATCTATTTTAAAGACCCGGTAAATACATTCAAATATAAATTTAACTATCGCATTATCTTTTGGACTTTGCGATTTCATGCTCGGCTATTTTTTACCCAAATTTACTTTGATGTACATGAGGTTTATCAGTCAGATAAAGATACAATCTTAGCCAAGTGGACGGTGCGAGGAGTGTTGCGCGTTCCTTGGAAAGCTGGGTTGCTTTTTAATGGCTATTCAACGTATAAGCTCAATCAAGATAATTTGATATACGAGCATATTGACACATGGGATAGAAAACCAAGTGAGATATTACGGCAGTTTTGGCAAAAGGGAGGAAAGAGCTAA
- a CDS encoding nucleotidyltransferase domain-containing protein, with product MERIEVEQRTILIGLAGSHGYGLNRPDSDFDYRGVFIAPKRYYLGFDRIEQKDTGWDEPGIFSFLDGNKDTVIYELRKILLLLAGANPNVLELLWLNNYPFVSTVGQHLINHKQLFLSKKVKHTYTGYAFAQIKKMETHRKWLLKPPQKKPIPSDFAIEDEAPLSKDELNAFLEYLYNLIRGRIEFLEEAEQLYKLLTADIDFKGVLKQYTLPDETLEYTQNLTNSRKDFIRLLQKSQNYQIALREWKAYLSWQENRNPARAEMERKSGFDLKHGMHCIRLLRSGVEILRQGEVIVDRRIAGDVEDLRAILKGEYSYEQVMKMAEDLVAEMEVVYEQSTLPHKPDLEEINKLCMELVEMQNW from the coding sequence ATGGAAAGAATAGAAGTTGAGCAAAGAACTATTTTAATTGGTTTGGCAGGTAGCCACGGCTATGGTTTAAATCGTCCTGATTCAGACTTTGATTATCGGGGAGTCTTTATCGCGCCCAAAAGGTACTACTTGGGATTTGATCGTATAGAACAAAAAGATACTGGTTGGGATGAACCAGGAATATTTTCATTCCTGGATGGCAACAAAGACACAGTTATATATGAATTAAGAAAAATCCTCCTGTTATTAGCGGGCGCAAACCCCAATGTTTTAGAATTGCTCTGGTTAAATAACTATCCTTTTGTAAGCACAGTCGGACAGCATTTAATTAATCATAAGCAGCTATTTTTGAGTAAGAAGGTAAAACATACTTACACTGGTTATGCCTTTGCTCAAATCAAAAAGATGGAAACTCATCGTAAATGGTTGTTAAAGCCACCACAAAAAAAGCCAATACCATCTGACTTCGCCATAGAAGACGAAGCCCCCCTCAGCAAAGATGAGCTAAATGCTTTTCTGGAGTATCTTTATAACTTAATCAGAGGACGAATTGAGTTTTTGGAAGAAGCGGAACAGTTATACAAATTGCTGACGGCAGATATTGATTTTAAAGGAGTGTTAAAACAATATACTTTACCCGATGAAACTTTAGAATATACTCAAAATTTAACCAATAGCCGTAAAGATTTTATCCGCCTGCTTCAAAAAAGCCAAAATTATCAAATAGCTTTAAGAGAATGGAAGGCTTATTTATCTTGGCAGGAAAATAGAAATCCGGCTAGAGCAGAAATGGAAAGAAAGTCGGGTTTTGACCTCAAACATGGGATGCACTGCATTAGATTATTACGCAGTGGAGTAGAAATATTGCGTCAAGGTGAAGTGATTGTAGATAGAAGAATAGCTGGTGATGTTGAAGATTTAAGAGCTATTTTGAAGGGTGAGTATTCTTATGAGCAAGTGATGAAAATGGCAGAAGATTTAGTCGCTGAAATGGAGGTTGTCTACGAACAATCTACACTCCCTCATAAACCTGATTTAGAGGAAATTAATAAGTTGTGTATGGAATTGGTAGAAATGCAGAATTGGTGA
- a CDS encoding transcriptional regulator, with translation MTKQTGKMTFIFNSEIYSHLLSQHQPRIIKTEEENEKFLETVEELLSRSHPTPEEDALLELLVKLIEDFEDKHYQLNSSTPRSRILHLMEARGLEQADLVEILGSSEIVTKIMNNKLEITKKQAEALGKFFNVEPSLFIC, from the coding sequence ATGACAAAGCAAACTGGAAAAATGACCTTTATTTTTAACTCAGAAATTTACAGCCACTTACTGTCTCAACATCAACCTCGGATTATTAAGACAGAAGAGGAAAACGAGAAGTTTTTAGAGACTGTTGAAGAACTGCTTTCTCGTTCTCATCCGACTCCTGAAGAAGATGCTTTACTGGAATTATTAGTAAAACTGATTGAGGATTTTGAAGATAAGCACTATCAGCTTAATTCCTCAACACCTCGCTCAAGAATCTTGCATTTGATGGAAGCTAGAGGTTTGGAACAAGCTGATTTGGTAGAAATTCTGGGTTCAAGCGAGATTGTTACTAAAATCATGAATAACAAACTAGAAATCACTAAAAAACAAGCTGAAGCTTTAGGTAAGTTTTTTAACGTTGAGCCAAGCTTGTTTATTTGTTGA
- a CDS encoding DUF4926 domain-containing protein, translating into MKLLDVVALTEGLPEVGLHHGQVGTIVEEYEPGVFEVEFSDLTKKAYAVETLNASQLMTLYHQPIGGKTLLV; encoded by the coding sequence ATGAAATTATTAGATGTGGTTGCCCTAACCGAAGGCTTACCAGAGGTGGGATTGCATCACGGTCAAGTAGGAACGATTGTGGAAGAATATGAACCTGGAGTTTTTGAAGTAGAATTCAGCGACTTAACAAAAAAAGCTTATGCGGTAGAAACTTTAAATGCTAGCCAGCTAATGACTTTATATCATCAACCAATTGGTGGAAAAACTTTATTGGTTTAA
- a CDS encoding cytochrome c biogenesis CcdA family protein produces MTTSTLSISLALLGGVLNVLSPCVLPILPVLLGRSLQSHTYGPVALVGGLIAGFALAGSLLGVTSVWFTGLANLLRSGAIALLLFLGLIAIFPTWSYRIFTYIPVGNLAKKPPRIGLMGEFWLGTQLGLLWTPCAGPVLGGILVLAAVNHQVAGAFWLLVVYGIGAGLPLLAIAYGGRVFSQRILNLRPHSAVLQRVGGVAIATTAIAILLGWDVQIQLWLAPFFPTQPL; encoded by the coding sequence ATGACGACTTCTACTTTATCAATTAGTCTGGCTTTATTGGGGGGAGTTTTGAATGTCCTTTCACCCTGTGTTTTACCGATTTTGCCTGTGCTATTAGGGCGCTCGCTCCAATCGCATACTTACGGCCCAGTCGCACTGGTAGGGGGATTAATCGCTGGTTTTGCGCTGGCAGGTAGCTTACTCGGTGTAACATCAGTCTGGTTTACAGGTTTGGCTAATTTATTACGGAGTGGCGCGATCGCACTTCTTTTATTTTTGGGATTAATTGCAATTTTCCCCACCTGGAGTTACCGAATATTTACTTATATTCCAGTCGGCAATTTGGCTAAAAAACCTCCACGAATTGGACTTATGGGTGAGTTTTGGCTAGGAACTCAGTTAGGGCTTTTGTGGACTCCCTGTGCTGGGCCGGTTTTGGGAGGAATTTTAGTCCTAGCGGCAGTTAATCATCAAGTCGCAGGTGCATTTTGGCTACTGGTTGTTTATGGAATCGGAGCAGGTTTACCTTTATTAGCGATCGCTTACGGTGGACGAGTATTCAGCCAACGAATCCTCAATCTCCGCCCCCATAGTGCAGTGTTGCAGCGCGTTGGTGGCGTAGCGATCGCAACAACAGCAATTGCTATTCTTCTCGGTTGGGATGTCCAAATACAACTTTGGCTGGCTCCGTTTTTTCCTACTCAACCTTTGTGA
- a CDS encoding thioredoxin family protein, giving the protein MNHNLLRRRQLLFYLGLGVVGIGAATTFSNFRKVNAPSISPAKSNKTQDSETITVKTPAGNNLPEFQGISQWLNSTPLSIADLKGSVILIQFWTFACINCQRTLPYITRWHKQYESQGLKVIGIHTPEFAFERDPNNIKKALRQHQITYPVPVDNEYKTWNAYENQYWPHIFIADRQGLLQYDHIGEGAYEKIEQTIRQLLG; this is encoded by the coding sequence ATGAATCACAACCTGCTCCGCCGCCGTCAGTTACTTTTTTATCTTGGGTTAGGGGTTGTCGGAATCGGTGCAGCTACAACATTCTCCAACTTCAGAAAAGTGAATGCCCCTTCTATATCTCCTGCAAAAAGTAACAAGACGCAAGACTCAGAAACCATTACAGTGAAAACTCCAGCAGGTAATAATTTACCAGAGTTTCAGGGTATCAGTCAGTGGCTTAATTCTACTCCTTTGTCGATCGCTGACCTCAAAGGCAGTGTTATTCTGATCCAGTTTTGGACTTTTGCTTGTATTAACTGCCAGCGTACCCTGCCTTACATCACTAGATGGCATAAACAGTATGAGTCGCAGGGACTCAAGGTGATTGGTATCCACACACCAGAGTTTGCTTTTGAGCGAGATCCGAACAATATAAAAAAGGCGTTACGACAACATCAAATTACTTATCCGGTTCCAGTTGATAACGAGTATAAAACTTGGAATGCTTACGAAAATCAGTATTGGCCCCATATATTTATAGCCGATCGCCAGGGTTTACTACAATATGACCATATTGGTGAAGGGGCATACGAAAAAATAGAGCAAACTATCCGCCAGCTATTGGGGTAG
- the rplU gene encoding 50S ribosomal protein L21, whose product MTYAIIETGGKQIRVEPGRFYDIELLPTEPDEKVTIDSVLLVQHDGAVSIGQPLVTGATVEGTVMRHYRGRKVLVYKMKPKKKTRKKRGHRQEITRLMIDSITLNGEVFVAQGEAEKETPILDETPAEEVETAAE is encoded by the coding sequence ATGACTTACGCGATTATTGAAACTGGCGGCAAACAAATACGAGTAGAGCCAGGGCGGTTTTATGACATTGAACTGCTTCCTACCGAACCAGATGAAAAAGTTACAATAGACTCCGTATTACTCGTGCAGCACGATGGCGCAGTCAGCATTGGACAGCCACTAGTGACAGGTGCAACTGTAGAAGGGACTGTAATGCGACATTACAGAGGTCGTAAAGTCTTGGTATACAAGATGAAGCCGAAAAAGAAAACCCGCAAAAAACGGGGGCATCGTCAGGAAATTACCAGACTTATGATTGACTCCATCACCCTTAACGGTGAAGTATTTGTTGCCCAAGGAGAAGCGGAGAAGGAAACCCCCATTTTAGATGAGACTCCTGCCGAAGAAGTTGAAACCGCTGCTGAATAA